The Caballeronia sp. TF1N1 genome includes a region encoding these proteins:
- a CDS encoding helix-turn-helix domain-containing protein — translation MLDKKSLRAVTGKSADWHELAKDSVAFANATGGRLLIGIEDAVAVPPAEQELPIDLPDLVRRRLSELTVNFVALPEAKTAENGGQYLEITIPRAVAVASTTDGRYFIRIADKSAPVTGDDVLRLASERAALPWETQCTASVSRRVVNAEQIQRLTQGILTSDRVKASVKEKSIDELLEHYMLVRGEYLTNMGVLCVGTQAASTRVAALGEGRG, via the coding sequence TTGCTCGACAAGAAATCGTTGCGTGCCGTAACCGGAAAGTCAGCGGATTGGCATGAGTTGGCTAAAGACTCGGTGGCGTTCGCAAATGCAACCGGAGGACGACTGCTCATTGGCATCGAAGATGCCGTCGCTGTGCCCCCGGCTGAACAAGAGCTTCCGATTGATCTGCCCGACTTGGTACGCCGTCGTCTGAGCGAGCTCACCGTCAACTTCGTTGCGTTGCCTGAGGCAAAAACAGCTGAGAACGGCGGGCAGTATCTTGAGATAACCATCCCACGCGCGGTGGCGGTAGCGTCCACCACCGACGGACGTTATTTCATCCGTATCGCCGACAAAAGCGCCCCCGTCACGGGCGATGATGTGCTGAGGCTTGCGAGCGAACGCGCGGCGCTGCCTTGGGAGACTCAATGCACAGCAAGTGTGTCTCGACGGGTGGTGAACGCCGAGCAGATTCAGCGGCTCACGCAGGGTATTCTTACGTCGGACCGTGTGAAGGCGTCGGTCAAAGAAAAGTCGATCGACGAGTTGCTCGAACACTACATGTTGGTGCGCGGGGAATATCTGACAAACATGGGCGTTCTATGCGTCGGCACTCAAGCCGCATCGACACGCGTCGCAGCCCTCGGGGAAGGGCGGGGTTGA